The proteins below come from a single Aspergillus oryzae RIB40 DNA, chromosome 5 genomic window:
- a CDS encoding translation initiation factor eIF2B subunit delta (translation initiation factor 2B, delta subunit (eIF-2Bdelta/GCD2)), producing the protein MANPVDPAQTSPPSTSPSPAPATQQSTDMSSQQPPSQPPQPSNGASKPAKPPKQPKSKDAPPAAGGAPGEEKLSPAELKKKAKAEKAARRAKERAEREASGGAGAGPGPNAAPPKKGSTGGGAGGKEAPGQPYKSQRHRRGSATQASATEQKKKQEDKNVAVFGHLYGQPRRTTIAGAGKEVHPAVLALGLQMRDYVVCGSSARCVATLLAFKRVIEAYTTPLGTSLSRHLTTHLSHQITYLSTCRPLSISQGNAIRALKLAISSIDPSVPEASAKATLSDFIDNFIREKITVADQVIATSAAEKIQDGDVIVTFAGSSIVKQTLLTAYKQGKKFRVSIIDSRPLFEGKNLARTLANAGLEVQYSLVNGISHAIKDATKVFLGAHAMTSNGRLYSRVGTALVAMSAKERAGGVEVPVIVCCETVKFTDRVALDSIVVNEIADADELVPSQPLKQVTGLPDPADEADTKKGDSKKGGNKAAANAPPAESTPLPEGASPLTNWKETPNLQLLNIMYDVTPAEYVDMVVTEMGSLPPSAVPIVHRMSTNL; encoded by the exons aaccaccacagccGTCCAACGGCGCATCCAAACCCGCCAAGCCACCTAAACAACCTAAGTCCAAAGATGCCCCTCCGGCCGCAGGCGGAGCTCCAGGGGAGGAAAAACTCAGCCCAGCTGaactgaagaaaaaagcgaAGGCCGAAAAGGCTGCCCGCAGAGCGAAAGAGAGagctgaaagagaagccagcGGAGGAGCAGGTGCCGGACCAGGGCCCAACGCGGCACCGCCTAAAAAGGGCTCGACTGGAGGCGGCGCTGGAGGGAAGGAGGCTCCGGGACAGCCTTACAAGAGTCAAAGACATCGACGCGGATCTGCTACACAAGCCAGCGCTAcggaacagaagaagaagcaggagGATAAGAATGTCGCTGTCTTTGGACATTTGTATGGACAGCCGAGGAGGACTACTATCGCTGGTGCCGGAAAGGAAGTACACCCTGCTGTATTGGCGCTGGGTCTGCAGATGAGGGATTATGTCGTGTGCGGTAGCAGTGCTCGCTGTGTGGCTACGTTGCTTGCGTTCAAGCGG GTCATCGAGGCTTATACGACCCCCCTGGGTACCTCCCTTTCGCGTCACTTGACTACCCACCTATCCCATCAGATTACCTATCTCTCTACATGCCGTCCTCTCTCCATCAGTCAGGGTAACGCAATCCGTGCGCTTAAACtggcaatctcctccatcgATCCTTCCGTCCCCGAGGCCAGCGCTAAGGCAACGCTGAGCGATTTTATTGATAACTTCATCCGTGAAAAGATTACCGTGGCCGACCAGGTCATTGCGACCAGCGCCGCAGAGAAGATCCAGGACGGCGATGTGATCGTCACTTTCGCCGGCAGTTCGATCGTGAAGCAGACGCTTCTCACGGCATACAAACAGGGCAAGAAGTTCCGCGTGTCTATCATCGACTCCCGTCCGTTGTTCGAAGGCAAGAACCTGGCCCGCACGCTGGCCAATGCGGGTCTGGAAGTGCAGTACTCTCTCGTCAACGGTATCAGTCATGCTATCAAGGATGCTACAAAGGTGTTCCTCGGCGCACACGCCATGACCAGTAACGGACGACTCTACTCTCGCGTTGGTACAGCCCTAGTCGCTATGTCGGCTAAGGAGCGCGCTGGTGGCGTGGAGGTACCTGTCATCGTTTGCTGTGAGACCGTCAAGTTCACAGACCGCGTTGCCCTTGACAGCATTGTCGTCAACGAAATTGCAGACGCAGACGAGCTCGTCCCCAGCCAGCCCCTAAAGCAAGTGACAGGTCTGCCGGACCCCGCTGACGAGGCCGACACGAAGAAAGGCGATTCGAAAAAAGGTGGCAATAAGGCTGCTGCCAATGCTCCCCCTGCAGAGTCGACTCCCCTGCCTGAGGGCGCTTCGCCGCTTACAAACTGGAAGGAAACACCTAATCTACAGCTCTTGAACATCATGTACGACGTGACCCCGGCTGAGTACGTCGACATGGTAGTCACAGAAATGGGCAGCTTGCCGCCGAGCGCGGTTCCGATCGTGCATCGGATGAGTACGAACTTGTGA